DNA sequence from the Amphiprion ocellaris isolate individual 3 ecotype Okinawa chromosome 17, ASM2253959v1, whole genome shotgun sequence genome:
gaCTCGGAtcattctttcttttagttgtttttttttacaaagtggAACTCACAAACTGGAATCATGAACCGCCGTGAAAAGACCACGATTAAGAAACAAACGGATGTTAAACGACCCACGTGGAACATCCCAGAACCCCAACGAGTCCACCAACCTCCCAACGGTGTGCAAGGACCACAAACATTCAGTCACTTCCTACGTTCAGGTCGTCAGCTAGCCGCAGATAGCTTCGGATTTAAGGCAATGGAAGTTTGATCCACCGTCAAGATGTTCCTCCAGAAACCACGTCGCAACGCATGGCACCAACTCTGTCCTTTAAAACTGCTCATTTTATAAatagctttttctgtttttcctgcaaaaataaagtggatttttagaCACCAGGAAAGGGAGACCGGCCTCGGCTGGAACGCCTTTAGCTCCTCCAATCGGAAGCGAGCGTCAGTGATGTCACTTTTTCTAAGACACAGGTGTGCTTTGAGATATCAACAACTTTTAATTTGACAGGTTCCTTCACCCTTTGAggcgcaacatgggtcaaaagtgactcaaatgcagtggaaaatgggtatcAAAGGGTTATAGAGCCCgtttcagccaatcagagagcagattGGTGGTGGGACAAAGATGTGGAGCTTCACCAGATGTTCTGGAGATGTGAAGCATCATCTCCAGAACAAAGATGTCTCCAGAACAAAGATGTGAAGCATCACCTCCAGAACATCTGCTCAGATGTTCTGGAGGTGATGCTTCACATGTTTGGTCCACCAGCTCCGTGGAGAAGTTCTGCTGCCAATATTTAGCTCAAAGTGCAACAACAAGAAGCAAAATTTCCACAGATTACTGTTAGGTTTCCTCCAGGTCACAACTTCCTGTTTGCGTCCGAGCCGAGCCGGTCTCCGGGACTAGGTGTCGGGTCAGAACGCCACTATGGCCCGGGTCCAGGCGCCCAGACTGGCCAGAGCCTGCTTGCTACAGATCTGCTCCAGGTCCGCCTGTCGGCTCAGCAGCCCCGAAAACCCCGAACCGAAGATGGAGATCAGGTTGGAGATGTTGGAAGTGTCCGTGTAGTCCGAGAACGAGCAGTCCTCCCGTTTGGCCCGTTTGCGGGTAAAATCCGGAACCTCGTCCAGGTCCGAGACGCAGCAGCCGAACTCCACCTTCCGCTTCTTGGCGGCGGACTGTCCGGTGGGAGCGCAGCAGCAGTCCTGGTGCAGGAAGCCGTTCTCCACCGTGGTCACCACATGCGTGTCCAGGTCCAGCACGGTGGTTTTGTTGCAGTGCGCGCCGCCGCCGCTGCCGGTGAACGGGTCGCACGGAGCCGCCGGTGGAGCCTCCATGCAGCAGCTCCGGTAGTAGGAGGGCTCCGGGTCTTTACCGACGTCCTCCAGCGGGCAGCAGCCGGACACAGCGCTCCCCGTCCGGCAGAGCGCCGCTGGCTGCGCCGCGCCTCGCTGGAGCGCAGCGCCGCAGACGGAGCTCTCCTCCCCGCGGCTCCGCTCCTCCTCGTCCGCCTCCTCCGCGTCCAGGTCCAGCGGGTTGAGCTCCTGGATCTCGTTGCAGACCGTCATCACCTCCTCGTACTGCTGCATCCGGTAGATCTCCGCGTATTTCTCCTTGATGTAGACCTGCCGCGCGTTCCGCAGCACGTAGGACACCAGCAGGTTCTTGTGCAGCTTGATGCCGCCGCGCTGCGTCCTGGAGTTGTGGATCTTCATCAGGGAGATGGAGATGAGGCTCTGCGCGTCCACGCCGCCCTCCATGCCGCCGATCATGCTCGTCTGTGGGCTATCTGAGCGCGGCTGTCGGAGGATTCAGCTTCAGTTCAGCTCCGTGGAGGAACATTGGTTCagatcctcctcctgctgcagccagCAATCATTTGCAGATGCCCTCAAACCAGAAGCTATTTATAGTGCAGCAGGAGAGCCCGCCCCCTCCGCcacagcagccaatcagctgcCGAGGATCCGCTGAGTGACAGACGGGCGTCCTGGAAATATGTCCGTCTGCTCCAATCAGCGTCCGGCGGTTCCTCTGTTCTATTCAAATTCCAGCCAGGCCGTCGGACAGGAATGTCCTCATTCTGCTGCCTGGAGCTCCCAGAAAGCAGCAGAGTTCCGAGCAGAGCCTCAGATTCTTCCAGCTCGGAAGAATCtgcaagaaaaagaagcaacaacatggaatttacctgcattttcacaaaaaactcACTCCAACACTGAAACAGACAAGCttagaaacaaacagaagtaaataaatcacattctaacagcagaaaaactccaaaatactcccataaaaagcaaataaactgtGATTTATCGTCACACGATGaattaaaacagctaaaactgtatattttgaGTAGAAAACGAGTGTTTCTAAGCAGATCTGTGCTGATTCTGTCAGTCAGAGGAGGAATGTTGGAGGTTGAACAGAATGACAGTGAGTTCAGAAGGAAATAAAACCCGAGAAACGTCTGAAAACTTCAGCTTTAGATGCAGTATTCTGCTTTTATTGAATCAAACTGTGGGATTCGTGGCTTTAAGGTTGAGAATTACCCTTCAGACGCTGCAGAAAGGTCTGGAGGTCTGTTGGTCATCCAGGTGGGGACACTGTTCCCCTCCAGATTCAGCAAAACCTGAAACCTAATGAGGAGCTCAGGATCTGAAGGCAGCAACGTTCAGAAACCAGAGTGATTCTCTGAAAGCATCCAGTCGGGTTTAGTCACTCTGAGTGGGCAGATAAAGGAATAGAACAGCGGCTCTGCAGTAATCAGCCTCAGCAGATAAATATAGAGCCGACTGGAGCTCAGCAGCAGAGTTTTCCTGCATTTTCATCATGCAGAATCTAAAGACCGATGCAGAAATACCTGCTGGCCACTAGATGGAGGCTCCCAAAACTCTCAAAAAGCCGGTTTTAACTCTACACGGGACGTTTCTAGAAGAATCTGAGCCCAATTccattaaatttcatttatataaaaCACCAACACAGAATATGTGGCATTTCAAGGTGCTTCACATAAATGTTAAGCAGAAAAACCTCAACAGGTCCAGAACTTTCCTCAGAATTAGGCTCAGTTGGACATCTGCCTCGTCCAGTCGGGGTGAGGTTAAAGGGAAAGCAGACAGATTACGGACAGGAAGGATCAAGACTTTAAAGGTCAGCATGTACAGTTTGCCTGCATTTCTGTGGATGCGACTGATGCAGCATCTGAAAAATGATGCATGGGACATTTCTAGAAGAATATCAGCTCAGTTCCATTCGATTTAAGATAAAACGCCAAATATGTCATCTCAAGGCCCCCTCCATAAAAACCCAACTAAATCCTCGACTTTCTTTGGATTAAGTGTGATGGATAAAGCAGCTAAGTGTGGACTGCAGAGCTGGTTCCGGTAGCCTTAGAGATCTGCCTCACTTTGTCAGAGTGAGGTTAAAGTGTAAGCAGAAAGCAGGTCGGTGTGCAgagttttcctgtatttttatggaagcAACTGATGCCAAGACATTTCTAGAAGAATTAGAGctcaattaaattaattttttctaTATGAAAAGCAGAAATTTGCATTTGTATGTCATTTGAAGCACCTCACATAAGATTttatacagaaaacaaaacagatccaaaatttcagttggattctgttCAAGCAGCATTTGGTAGCAATggaaaggacagaaaaaacCAAACCTTTAGCAGAAGCAGGCTCAGGTAGGGCAGATATCTGCCTCAACCGGTCAGAGTGAGGATAAAGGGAAAGTAGATGGAAATAgcttaaatataattttatatagaaaacccaacaaaatccaaaatttccCTTAGATTCTGTTTAAGCAACATTTAGGAACAGtggaaagtacaaaaaaaataaaataaaatctttagTAGAAGCAGGCTCAGGTAGGGCGAATATCTGCCTCACTCACTCAGTCAGAGTGAGGTTAAAGGAATAGCAGATAGATAACAGACAAACATAAGAAAATAATTAAGACTTCAGAGGCTGCTGAGGACATAAACTGCACATCAGATTCATGTAGAAACAGATTTAGAAACCCAAAACTCAAACTACAGCAAACAGAAGACAGGAAGTGGACTGTTTCTGGTGGAAATCTGAGGATTATTGTGTCATGGAAGCTAATagagagttggtttctcagcccACTAGTGGACTAGATGGAGGTTTTCTGACTGTAGATGGCAGTGAGCAGGAACCCAAAGCAAAACCTTCACAGACTCTTGGCACAAAACCAGAACCTGAAATTGATTTTCCTCCTGAATATCCCCAACCACCGACAGTGTGACCCTAAGGGTAGATGAATACTCGAGTCTGGATGAGGGGAATCGGGCCTGTCGGTGGCCTCCACACATTGCTGATGGGTTCAGATGCTGGCCCTGAGTGCAGTAACCTGTGTTGAACCTGTAGAGGCCAGTGCAGCACTAGTTTTCTGCCCTGTGTCATTAGTGTTTTGCTACTCTTTTCCAAATTCCCCCTCTGAGGTGGGACTCGGCCTGCACAGCGCAACGACATGTTTATTTTCACGCAGGATCGAGCAGAAGCCGCGAGAGCGTGGAAGTGTTGCCGGATAACGCCGAGCtgagccgagccgagccgagccgagccgagcccAGGGATGCCTGGAAGACGAAATGTTCCCCGGGAATGATGAATGCATGACACACACTCATCTTTTCTTCCAGAGGAGGTAGCTGTTTGCAAAGAGGAGCTCAGCCAGGAGGCTGTGGTGGAGCAGATCTGCTTCTGCTTCATAGAGGAAGATCAGGGTTTGCTCCAGAAAGGCTGCAGAAGCTGGAATCACACAGAGAATGTGTTGCATATTCATGGAATGAGGGCAGCGCCTTTTGTTTTCAGCACTTCAGTGATGAATCTAAACTCAGATTCAACAACAGATGAAGAAAGAAGTTCAGAATGCAAGAAATAATGTTCTGCAGTAACACAGAAAGTGCTGCTGGTTCTGGTACTATGAAAGTCCCCAGTTACTAGAATCTGGACCACCAGGACCCTccatataatataatataatacatatGGTGCCTATAAAAAAGAGTTCACCCTGCTTGGaagttttccacttttattgcttttcaaaatTGAATCACAATGAATTTGTCGAGCTTTTTTGACAAgactttacaaaaaaagactcaaagagATTTCCACAAAATGATGTCatatcattaaaaatgtaaaataagtgattgcatcaGTATTCACCTCCATTGGaagttttcagtttaatttcacttttttttattaaggatttaaaaaaaagactctttcaaacagatttctacaacaTAATGccaaataattcaaatattatACACACCAACATAAAAATACCATCCCAaaagtgaagcacggtggtggcagcatcatgatttggCCTCTGGTCCAGCTGAAGACCAGTATTTGTGTGATTCAGTAGTACAATGACCCAAAAACATCCAAGTACACCAACTATggacagttttacagttttgactatTTCCTtcgtcttt
Encoded proteins:
- the ier5l gene encoding immediate early response gene 5-like protein, producing MIGGMEGGVDAQSLISISLMKIHNSRTQRGGIKLHKNLLVSYVLRNARQVYIKEKYAEIYRMQQYEEVMTVCNEIQELNPLDLDAEEADEEERSRGEESSVCGAALQRGAAQPAALCRTGSAVSGCCPLEDVGKDPEPSYYRSCCMEAPPAAPCDPFTGSGGGAHCNKTTVLDLDTHVVTTVENGFLHQDCCCAPTGQSAAKKRKVEFGCCVSDLDEVPDFTRKRAKREDCSFSDYTDTSNISNLISIFGSGFSGLLSRQADLEQICSKQALASLGAWTRAIVAF